The genomic DNA GAAGTTCAGCAACGATGAGGTCTTTGATTTGGGTGATGCGTTCTGTGGTAGACTTCATTTGGGAGTCCTTTGGTGAGAGATAGATGATGCGTTTATCTCTGTTATACCAGAGGACTCCTTTTCTACAACATTTGAGTGCTCCCCTGAAAGGCCAGCGCGGCGGGGGGGCACGCTTTGCTTCGCGTGGCTGCGCCTGCGCGCTGTGGCGCGCAAATCCGGTGACGATTGTCACTCTTTCTAATTAAAGCACGGTGATATAATGGAAACCGTGTGCCGATTCACACGTCCCGACGTGATTCCAAACCAACGCAAGGAGAGGCAAAAAATGGGTTACACGATTATCGAAGTGCCGGAAGGCGGTGCCAAAATCACCAAGCCGGGGGACAAGCTGATTGTTCCCGACAATCCCATCATTCCCTTCATCGAGGGCGACGGTACGGGGCGCGACATCTGGCGCGCCGCGTCGCGCGTGTTCGATGCCGCGGTCGAAAAGGCCTACAAGGGCAAGCGCAAGATCTACTGGATGGAAGTGTATGCCGGTGAAAAGGCGTACCACAAGTTTGGCGAATGGCTGCCGGAAGAGACGATTAAGGCCTTCCGGGAGTTCATCGTGGGCATCAAAGGCCCGTTGACCACGCCTATCGGCGGCGGTATCCGCTCGCTTAACGTTGCCTTGCGTAAGCACCTGGACCTGTATGTGTGCCAGCGTCCGGTGAAATACGTGGATGGTGTGCCTTCCCCGGTGAAGCACCCCGAGTATGTGGATATGGTGATCTTCCGCGAGAACACGGAAGACATTTACACCGGCATCGAGTTCCAGATGGGCACGCCGGAATGGGAAAAGTTCATGAGGATCTTCAAGGAGAACTTCCCTGAAGAGTATGCCAAGATGCGCTTCCCCAACACGGCGGGCATTGGCATCAAGCCGGTCTCCAAGGAAGGCACCGAGCGTCTGGTGCGTGCGGCGATCAAGTGGGCGTTGGCGAATGGCCGCAAGCGCCTCAGCCTGGTGCACAAGGGCAACATCATGAAGTACACGGAAGGCGCTTTCCGCAACTGGGGCTATGCCCTTGCCAAGCGCGAATTCCGCAACGAAATTGTGACCGAGCGCGAATCGTGGATTTTGGGCAACAAGGAAAAGAACCCCAACCTGAGCGACGAAGAAAACGCCCGCATGATTGAACCCGGCTTCGAGATGCTGGCCCCCGACAAGAAACAGGAAGTCATTCAGGAAGTGAAAGATGCCCTGAAACTGTGGCCGACCCACGGCGATGGCAAGTGGAAGAGCAAGCTGCTCATCAAAGACACGATTGCCGACATCGTCTTCCAGCAGACGATTACCCGCGCGCGCGAGTTTGACGTCCTGGCGACGATGAACCTGAACGGCGACTACCTCTCCGATGCCCTGGCTGCCCAAATCGGCGGGATGGGCATTGCGCCGGGCGCGAACATCAACTACGACACCGGCCACGCGATTTTCGAGGCCACCCACGGCACCGCGCCCAAGTATGCCGACCTGGACAAGGTCAACCCCGGCTCGGTCATCCTCTCCGGCGAAATGATGTTCCGCTACATGGGCTGGGACGAGGCCGCTGACCTGATCTGGAAGGGCATCACCGGCGCCGTCAAGGCCAAGACCGTGACCTACGATTTCCACCGCCTGATGGAAGGCGCGACCCTGCTGAAGTGCTCGGAATTTGGTGAAGCCATCGTCCAGCACATGGACGACTGATGCGCGTCGGGCATGGTCGCGAGAGCGGCCATGCCCGATGGATTTTGCCCGCACGATCCTTTTTGTGAGGAGGTCTCGTATGTCCTTCAAAACCACGCGTGAGGGCTACGTCAAGTACCAGGGGTTAGGCAATTGGGCCTTCGTGCTCCATCGTCTGACAGGCTTAGGCGTAATCCTCTTCCTCATTATCCACGTTTCCGATACAGCGTTGGTGTATTTCAAGCCCGAGTGGTATGTCCATGCGGTAGATCTCTACCGTCTGCCCATTTTTGGCCTGGGTGAGATTTTGTTGGTGCTCTCGGTCATCTATCATGGCTTGAATGGGCTGCGGGTGATCTATTTTGATATGGTGAACCCGGAGATGTGGAGCATTGAGGTCAACCGCAAATCGGTGATCTGGACGTGGATCATTACGATGGTGCTGTGGCTCCCGTCGGCCTGGATCATGGCCAGCCATATTCTGGAACACATGGGCGGCTGAGGGCCGTTGGTGTTTTGTGAGGAGGTTTGATATGACCACCCAATCGAAATCGTTAGACATTCCCCAGACCTGGGAATCCTTTTCCTGGAAATGGATGCGCTACTCTGGCATACTGATTTTCATCCTGGTGTGGATCCACGTGCTCATTCAGGATATTTTGGTGGGTGTTTACAAGATCAATATACCTTATGTGG from Chloroflexota bacterium includes the following:
- the sdhC gene encoding succinate dehydrogenase, cytochrome b556 subunit, which translates into the protein MDFARTILFVRRSRMSFKTTREGYVKYQGLGNWAFVLHRLTGLGVILFLIIHVSDTALVYFKPEWYVHAVDLYRLPIFGLGEILLVLSVIYHGLNGLRVIYFDMVNPEMWSIEVNRKSVIWTWIITMVLWLPSAWIMASHILEHMGG
- a CDS encoding NADP-dependent isocitrate dehydrogenase — its product is MGYTIIEVPEGGAKITKPGDKLIVPDNPIIPFIEGDGTGRDIWRAASRVFDAAVEKAYKGKRKIYWMEVYAGEKAYHKFGEWLPEETIKAFREFIVGIKGPLTTPIGGGIRSLNVALRKHLDLYVCQRPVKYVDGVPSPVKHPEYVDMVIFRENTEDIYTGIEFQMGTPEWEKFMRIFKENFPEEYAKMRFPNTAGIGIKPVSKEGTERLVRAAIKWALANGRKRLSLVHKGNIMKYTEGAFRNWGYALAKREFRNEIVTERESWILGNKEKNPNLSDEENARMIEPGFEMLAPDKKQEVIQEVKDALKLWPTHGDGKWKSKLLIKDTIADIVFQQTITRAREFDVLATMNLNGDYLSDALAAQIGGMGIAPGANINYDTGHAIFEATHGTAPKYADLDKVNPGSVILSGEMMFRYMGWDEAADLIWKGITGAVKAKTVTYDFHRLMEGATLLKCSEFGEAIVQHMDD